The proteins below come from a single Eubacterium limosum genomic window:
- the kdpF gene encoding K(+)-transporting ATPase subunit F, with protein MLVLGIIIVAMFGYLTYALINPEKF; from the coding sequence ATGCTGGTACTTGGAATTATTATTGTGGCAATGTTTGGTTATCTCACCTACGCACTCATAAATCCAGAAAAATTTTAA